GCGGGTTAAGAGGTCGAAATTTACGATCGCGTTCCAGATCTGCGACCCGTTGGCGCTGGGATTTCGCTCTGGTCGAATGGCGTGAAGGTTTTGAACCATCTGGGTTTGGGTAAGCAGATCGCCCAGATTGGGGGAGAAATGAATCGCATGGAGTATCGCACAAAAATGGGTGAGGTACTAAATTTTCTATGGTCTACTCTCTACACGACATTAATCAGATGAGTCAAGATCAGTTTGTGCAAGTCTTTGGCTCTATTTTTGAACATACCCCGGCGATCGCCGCTCAAGCCTGGGAACAACGACCCTTTGAGATCGTTGACGATCTCTATCAGGCGATGATAACCGTGGTCGATGGACTATCTGCTGATCGGAAACTTGCCCTTGTGTGTGTCCATCCGGATTTGGGCAGCAACGCGAAAATAGCGAAGGCCTCCGTGCAAGAGCAAAGCAGCGCCGGACTGGATCGCCTCAGTCCGGCAGAGTACGAACGCTTTCAACGCCTGAATCAAGCCTACAAAGAGAAATTTAAATTTCCGTTCATCATTGCCGTTCGCAATCATACCAAAGAGAGTATTCTTGCCGCCTTTGAGGAACGGCTGAACTCCGACCCTGCGACCGAACTTCAGCAAGCCCTGACCGAGATCAAGGCCATTGCAAAATTTCGCCTGGAAACCATATAACGTTTCGCCAACATAGAGGTGCGATCGCAAAGTTCCATGTTAGTGTTCTGGTTGTGCGTGATGTCGTTGGATCAGGTCATTCGCCTCAGCCCATCGAGATCGGCTCTCTGTCCTGTGTTGATTTGGAAGGAGTCCCTATGAGCTATCGCATGGATCGCCGTGCCTATGCGGAAACCTATGGCCCCACCGTGGGCGATCGCGTCCGTTTAGCCGATACCTCTCTCATCATTGAAGTCGAGCAAGATTTTACAACCTACGGTGATGAAGTGAAATTTGGCGGGGGCAAGGTCATTCGGGATGGCATGGGGCAATCGCCAATTTCCAACGCCGAGGGAGCCGTAGATGTTGTCATTACCAATGCTCTGATT
This genomic window from Synechococcales cyanobacterium T60_A2020_003 contains:
- the uraD gene encoding 2-oxo-4-hydroxy-4-carboxy-5-ureidoimidazoline decarboxylase; the encoded protein is MVYSLHDINQMSQDQFVQVFGSIFEHTPAIAAQAWEQRPFEIVDDLYQAMITVVDGLSADRKLALVCVHPDLGSNAKIAKASVQEQSSAGLDRLSPAEYERFQRLNQAYKEKFKFPFIIAVRNHTKESILAAFEERLNSDPATELQQALTEIKAIAKFRLETI